The genomic window CAATTTCTTTTCTATGGGGAATCTATTCTGCTGATCCGGCGAATACGCAATACAATGAATTTGCGGCGAGTCTGAATCGCATCGGTGGTTTTGCGATGAGTATGATGGTACCGATTCTTTCCGCGTTTATTGCTGAAGGAATTGCTAAGCGACCTGGGTTGGTTGTAGGCTTTGTCGGCGGACTGATTGCTTCAGATGGTGGGACGGGCTTCTTAGGAGGGATTATTTCCGGTTTCTTGGCAGGCTATATCGTGTTGGGATTAATGAAAGCGTTAAAACCATTGCCTAAATCCTTGGATGGATTAAAAGCGATTTTCTTGTATCCCGTACTAGGTGTATTGATTACCGGATTGCTCATGACAGTCATTTCAGGACCGATGGCGAGTATCAATGAAGGCATGATGGATTTTCTGGCAGGGTTTGAAAATTCAAGTCCATTAGTTTTAGGCGTGATCGTCGGTTGTATGTGTGCGTTCGATATGGGTGGCCCGATCAATAAAGCCGCCTACGTGACTGGAACGGCTCTTTTGGCGCAAGGGAATACCAGCTTCATGGCAGGTGTTTCCGCAGCATGTATAGCGCCACCATTGATTACTGGGTTTGCTGTCTTGCTTTTTGGCAAATACTTCGAGAAAAACGAAAAAAATGCTGGTTTAGTCAATTTTATTCTAGGATCAACACATATTACGGAAGGGGCGATTCCTTTTGCGGCAAAAGATCCGCTTCGTGTGTTGCCGATCATGATGCTTGGTTCATCAATTGCTGCTGTCTTGACTTATTTCTTTAGGGTACAAGTTCCGGCACCACATGGCGGGTTTCTCGTTTTACCAGTAGTGACACATGGTTTACTGTGGGTTCTGGCGATTCTTGCTGGATCTGTTGTGGGCGGCGTATTACTGGGCTTAGTTCAAAAAAGAAAGTCACTACGTGTGTGAAAGGAGAAGGATTCTTTTGATGAATAACTTATTTGTTTATACCAACGTTGTGTCAAATACTCGTGAAGCGGTGTTTGACTTTCTTTCAACAAAAATCGTTGAAGTAGGAAAGGCGACTGACGAGCAAGCGGTCAAAAATGGATTAAAGCTACGAGAAGCAGAAGGAACGACTGGTATGATGGATGGCTTTGCGATCCCTCATGCCAAAAGTGAAAGTATCCAAGAGCCAACGATCATTATCTTGAAATTAACGAATGCGGTTGCATGGGATAGTTTAGACGGTCAACCGATCAAGTATGTGATTGCTTTGTTTATTCCAGCCGCAGAAGCGGGGACTAGCCACTTGGTACTTCTTTCGCAAATGGCACGGATGTTGATG from Enterococcus sp. DIV1094 includes these protein-coding regions:
- a CDS encoding PTS fructose transporter subunit IIC — translated: MAKYRLIAATGCPTGIAHTYMAQEALEQAAKKKGISIKVETHGQVGVENRLTEQEIIEAEAVIIAADKDVQSERFAGKRIIDVSVSKGIKEAEQLITAALSGAGVISEKVKTTDNEKQHAQQSIGHGIYKNLMNGVSHMLPFVVSGGVLIAISFLWGIYSADPANTQYNEFAASLNRIGGFAMSMMVPILSAFIAEGIAKRPGLVVGFVGGLIASDGGTGFLGGIISGFLAGYIVLGLMKALKPLPKSLDGLKAIFLYPVLGVLITGLLMTVISGPMASINEGMMDFLAGFENSSPLVLGVIVGCMCAFDMGGPINKAAYVTGTALLAQGNTSFMAGVSAACIAPPLITGFAVLLFGKYFEKNEKNAGLVNFILGSTHITEGAIPFAAKDPLRVLPIMMLGSSIAAVLTYFFRVQVPAPHGGFLVLPVVTHGLLWVLAILAGSVVGGVLLGLVQKRKSLRV
- a CDS encoding fructose PTS transporter subunit IIA: MNNLFVYTNVVSNTREAVFDFLSTKIVEVGKATDEQAVKNGLKLREAEGTTGMMDGFAIPHAKSESIQEPTIIILKLTNAVAWDSLDGQPIKYVIALFIPAAEAGTSHLVLLSQMARMLMDDGFKQAFIAASTQEEIVGLIDSRLEGTLKR